The Anaerolineae bacterium genome includes a window with the following:
- a CDS encoding alpha-mannosidase, whose translation MKDTTLHMIGNAHIDPVWLWPWQEGFQEIRATFRSALDRMAEYDDFIFVASSAAFYEWVEHADPAMFEEIRQRVAEGRWQLVGGWWVEPDCNIPCGESFVRHGLIGQRYFKAKFGRTARVGFNIDSFGHSGSLPQILKKSGLDYYTFLRPMPHEKSLPGRLFWWEADDGSRVLAFRIPFEYLSWGQELDHHVRRCADEMKPPLDEFMCFYGVGNHGGGPTRANIESIHRLNADPGYPRIICSSPEAFFTAIEAKKLPLPVVHGDLQKHASGCYAAHSGVKRWNRLAENRLLAAEKWALLAAWTTGLPYPTNFNHAWKNVLFNQFHDILAGTSLESAYDDARDTYGEAMAVADRALNAAMQSFSRQIHIPLQEGVRPMVVFNPLTWPVRTNVELETYRWPAGAVLLDDQDRPVPHQEVQSVTSTGRVRLSFMADLPALGYRTYRLVPEGAPAAATPIQASDGVLENERFRLEFDPETGCIASLYDRQAGVQVFSGPAARPVVIDDPSDTWGHNVFRFDQVIGEFRATSVRLVEHGPVKSVIRVTSTYGQSTLIQDFAMYPGCDQIDVSVVVNWQEQFKALKLRFPVNVKFMKVTHEIPYGHIEQTANGEETPFQSWVDVSGTSRDREVAYGLSLLNDGKYSHDVSVRDIGLTVLRSPAYANHMPSVLKPGGLYSFIDQGIQRFHYALLPHTGSWEQAGTVRRAAELNQRPFILHESFHPEGTLPQADSFIAVQPDHVMVTVLKQAEDGDDLIVRAYETAKIAARATIDLPHWGRTITAYFLPGEIKTFRVPRNPAQAVVETDLLEW comes from the coding sequence ATGAAAGACACCACCCTGCACATGATCGGCAACGCCCATATCGATCCCGTCTGGCTGTGGCCCTGGCAGGAAGGCTTCCAGGAAATCCGGGCAACCTTCCGCTCAGCTTTGGACCGCATGGCCGAATACGACGATTTCATCTTCGTGGCCAGTTCAGCGGCCTTCTACGAATGGGTAGAGCACGCCGATCCGGCCATGTTCGAGGAGATCCGCCAGCGCGTGGCTGAAGGACGCTGGCAGCTTGTCGGCGGCTGGTGGGTGGAGCCGGACTGCAACATCCCCTGCGGCGAATCGTTCGTCCGCCACGGCCTGATCGGTCAGCGTTACTTCAAGGCGAAGTTCGGTCGCACAGCCCGCGTCGGCTTCAACATCGATAGCTTCGGTCACAGCGGATCGCTGCCGCAAATCCTCAAGAAAAGCGGGCTGGACTACTACACTTTCCTGCGGCCCATGCCACACGAAAAGAGTCTGCCGGGCCGTCTGTTCTGGTGGGAGGCCGACGACGGCTCCCGCGTGCTGGCCTTCCGCATCCCGTTTGAGTATCTCTCCTGGGGCCAGGAACTGGATCATCACGTCCGGCGCTGCGCCGACGAGATGAAGCCGCCGCTGGACGAGTTCATGTGCTTCTATGGCGTAGGTAATCACGGCGGCGGCCCGACCAGAGCCAACATCGAGAGCATCCACCGCCTGAACGCCGATCCCGGCTATCCCCGCATTATCTGCAGCTCTCCGGAGGCGTTCTTCACCGCCATCGAAGCCAAAAAACTGCCGCTGCCGGTGGTGCACGGCGACCTGCAGAAACACGCCTCCGGCTGTTATGCCGCCCATTCCGGCGTCAAGCGCTGGAACCGCCTGGCAGAAAACCGCCTGCTGGCTGCGGAAAAGTGGGCGTTACTGGCGGCGTGGACAACCGGGCTGCCCTACCCGACCAACTTCAACCACGCCTGGAAGAATGTGCTTTTCAACCAGTTCCACGACATTCTGGCCGGAACCAGCCTGGAAAGCGCCTACGATGACGCCCGCGACACCTACGGCGAGGCGATGGCTGTTGCCGACCGCGCCCTGAACGCTGCCATGCAATCGTTTTCCCGCCAGATTCACATCCCGCTTCAGGAAGGCGTGCGGCCCATGGTTGTCTTCAATCCGCTCACCTGGCCCGTCCGGACCAATGTGGAACTGGAGACCTATCGCTGGCCGGCAGGCGCTGTTCTGTTGGACGATCAGGATCGGCCTGTGCCACACCAGGAGGTGCAGTCGGTCACCTCGACCGGGCGTGTCCGGCTGAGCTTTATGGCCGATCTGCCTGCGCTGGGCTACCGCACTTACCGCCTTGTGCCGGAGGGCGCTCCAGCGGCAGCAACCCCCATCCAGGCATCGGATGGCGTGCTGGAGAACGAGCGTTTCCGCCTGGAGTTCGACCCGGAAACCGGCTGCATCGCCAGCCTGTACGACCGCCAGGCAGGGGTTCAGGTCTTTTCCGGGCCAGCCGCCCGGCCCGTCGTCATTGACGATCCGTCTGATACGTGGGGGCACAATGTGTTCCGTTTTGACCAGGTCATCGGTGAATTCCGGGCGACCAGTGTCCGGCTGGTCGAACATGGGCCGGTCAAATCCGTGATCCGCGTGACCAGCACTTACGGCCAGTCGACCCTGATCCAGGACTTCGCCATGTATCCGGGCTGCGACCAGATCGACGTTAGCGTGGTCGTCAACTGGCAGGAGCAGTTTAAGGCGCTCAAACTGCGCTTCCCGGTCAACGTCAAGTTCATGAAGGTCACCCACGAAATCCCCTATGGCCACATCGAACAGACCGCTAACGGGGAAGAGACTCCCTTCCAGAGCTGGGTCGATGTCTCCGGCACGTCCCGCGACCGGGAAGTCGCGTACGGCCTCAGCCTGTTGAACGACGGCAAGTACAGCCACGATGTCTCCGTACGCGACATTGGCCTGACCGTCCTGCGCAGTCCGGCCTACGCCAACCATATGCCCTCTGTACTCAAGCCGGGCGGCCTGTACAGCTTCATTGACCAGGGCATCCAGCGCTTCCATTACGCGCTGCTCCCTCATACCGGAAGCTGGGAACAGGCCGGGACGGTGCGCCGTGCCGCCGAACTGAACCAGCGCCCGTTTATCCTGCATGAGTCGTTCCATCCAGAAGGGACACTGCCTCAGGCAGACTCGTTCATTGCCGTGCAGCCGGATCACGTGATGGTGACCGTGCTCAAGCAGGCCGAAGACGGAGACGATCTGATCGTGCGCGCCTACGAAACCGCGAAGATCGCTGCCCGGGCAACCATCGATCTGCCTCACTGGGGTCGCACCATCACGGCGTATTTCCTCCCCGGCGAGATCAAGACCTTCCGCGTGCCGCGCAACCCGGCTCAGGCTGTGGTAGAAACGGACTTGCTGGAATGGTGA
- a CDS encoding MBL fold metallo-hydrolase: MQAILENLFRFEDTCHVYVIRSGETAVLVDFGNGDVLDHLSTLGVNQVAAVLMTHHHRDQGQGLARAVAAGIPIWVPHTEQDLFRAVDAHWQARPIFNNYNMRQDRFSLLESVPIAGTLQDYAEYEFGGLRFTILPTPGHTTGSITLLAEINGRRVAFTGDLIAAPGQVWSMAATQWSYNGAEGVAASIPALLDLKAQAPATLLPSHGDPITTPGPAIDLLIERFWRLLRLRGQNPRLFELHEHPYGTITPHLLQHRASVANTYVLLSERRTALLIDFGYDFVTGEASGSDRASRRPWLHTLPALKAQFGVDRIAVVMPTHYHDDHVAGINLLRQVEKTEHWAAESFADVLENPTRYDLPCLWYDPIPVDRHLPLETPIQWEEYTLTLHPLPGHTLYAVAIEFEVDGHRVLATGDQYQGDDGLELNYVYPNRFRLGDYAQSAALYRRIRPDIILSGHWNPLWVTPDYFDQLEAMGAELDALHRDLQPLEPDLGAEGFLARLTPYQALAHSGQAVTFQVEVRNPFPRPAEATLTIVVPAGWQGDGPLALALPPSGTGTASFCVTPPAGFAERRARIAVDLTIAGRRFGQQAEALLSAGTIS, from the coding sequence ATGCAAGCCATCCTGGAAAACCTGTTCCGTTTTGAAGACACCTGTCACGTCTACGTGATCCGTAGTGGAGAAACGGCCGTGCTGGTGGATTTTGGGAACGGCGATGTTCTTGATCACCTATCCACACTCGGTGTTAACCAGGTAGCCGCCGTGCTGATGACCCACCACCACCGCGACCAGGGGCAGGGCCTGGCGCGGGCGGTTGCGGCGGGCATCCCGATCTGGGTTCCCCACACAGAGCAGGACCTCTTCCGGGCGGTAGATGCCCACTGGCAGGCCCGCCCGATCTTCAACAACTACAACATGCGCCAGGATCGTTTCTCGCTGCTGGAATCTGTCCCCATCGCTGGGACGCTCCAGGACTACGCGGAGTACGAATTCGGCGGTCTGCGCTTCACCATCCTGCCCACGCCGGGGCATACCACCGGCTCAATCACCCTGCTGGCTGAGATCAACGGGCGGCGTGTCGCCTTCACCGGCGATCTGATCGCCGCGCCCGGCCAGGTCTGGAGCATGGCCGCTACTCAGTGGTCATACAACGGTGCGGAGGGCGTCGCCGCCAGCATCCCAGCGCTGCTTGACCTGAAAGCGCAGGCGCCGGCTACGCTCCTACCCTCCCACGGCGACCCGATTACCACGCCGGGCCCGGCTATTGACCTGCTGATCGAGCGCTTCTGGCGGCTGTTGCGCCTGCGCGGCCAGAACCCGCGCCTGTTCGAGCTACACGAGCACCCCTACGGGACGATCACCCCCCACCTGCTACAACACCGGGCTTCGGTCGCCAACACCTACGTACTGCTCTCCGAACGGCGCACGGCGCTGCTGATCGATTTCGGCTATGACTTCGTAACCGGCGAAGCCTCCGGCAGCGATCGCGCCTCGCGCCGTCCCTGGCTGCATACCCTGCCGGCGCTCAAGGCGCAGTTCGGTGTGGATCGGATCGCCGTGGTCATGCCGACCCACTACCACGATGATCACGTAGCCGGGATCAACCTGCTGCGGCAGGTGGAAAAGACCGAACACTGGGCGGCGGAATCCTTCGCTGACGTGCTGGAAAACCCAACTCGCTACGATCTGCCCTGCCTGTGGTACGACCCCATCCCGGTCGACCGCCACCTGCCGCTGGAGACGCCGATCCAGTGGGAGGAATACACACTGACTCTGCACCCTCTGCCCGGCCATACCCTGTATGCGGTCGCCATCGAGTTCGAGGTGGATGGCCACCGTGTCCTGGCCACCGGCGACCAGTATCAGGGCGACGACGGACTGGAACTGAACTACGTGTATCCGAACCGCTTCCGCCTTGGCGATTACGCGCAGAGCGCGGCGCTTTACCGGCGCATCAGACCGGATATCATCCTCTCCGGCCACTGGAATCCCTTGTGGGTGACGCCGGATTACTTCGACCAGCTGGAAGCGATGGGGGCCGAACTGGATGCCCTGCACCGCGACCTGCAACCGCTTGAGCCGGACCTGGGGGCGGAAGGCTTCCTGGCGCGTCTGACGCCCTACCAGGCCCTTGCCCACAGCGGACAGGCGGTGACCTTCCAGGTGGAAGTGCGCAATCCGTTCCCGCGCCCGGCTGAAGCAACGCTGACCATCGTTGTCCCTGCTGGCTGGCAGGGCGATGGGCCGCTGGCGCTGGCGCTCCCACCCAGCGGTACAGGGACGGCCAGCTTCTGCGTGACACCGCCGGCAGGCTTTGCGGAGCGCCGGGCGCGAATCGCCGTCGATCTGACCATCGCCGGCCGTCGCTTTGGCCAGCAGGCGGAAGCTCTGCTCAGTGCCGGCACTATCTCCTGA
- a CDS encoding glycogen debranching protein, with protein sequence MDTDLIQHGKDIAERILIGNGDELGILGSSQAYRQVWARDSMIAGLGLELCPDDEGRAIHRRSLDTLRQFQSALGKIPHNVGYTNINDPALVALGGHLGTDANGRRIVTDTTHAGCVDSNLWYILGHYYHFILGRDVAYLRHAWPSLEKTLLWLRYQDSNECGLLEVHEAMDWADLFSNHYNVLYDNVLYFAVWKAMGHLAAALGLPADEYARTAEDIRRKINILLWVGPEEPKDWDWVRRERQEWLYPLHRVETELVVRPFYLPYMGFREYADRFDTLGNLLAILFGVADSRKANLILDYIHNTGLNEPHPVRALYPVINPGDRDWRDYFRVRNLNLPHHYHNGGAWPFIGGFYVAALVRAGRLEEARCQLSRLARMNQQGIRQEWEFNEWFHGQSGRPMGFAGQSWSAAMYLYAVDAVERGQVRAFATEDGWELV encoded by the coding sequence ATGGACACCGACCTGATTCAACACGGCAAAGATATCGCCGAACGTATTCTGATCGGCAATGGCGACGAACTGGGCATCCTTGGCTCCAGCCAGGCGTACCGGCAGGTCTGGGCGCGGGATAGCATGATCGCCGGTCTGGGGCTGGAGCTGTGCCCCGACGACGAAGGCCGGGCGATTCACCGGCGCTCGCTGGACACGCTGCGCCAGTTCCAGAGTGCGCTTGGCAAAATCCCGCACAATGTTGGTTATACGAACATCAACGATCCGGCGCTGGTCGCCCTGGGCGGCCATCTGGGCACAGACGCCAATGGCAGGCGCATCGTCACCGATACCACCCACGCCGGCTGTGTGGACAGCAACCTGTGGTACATCCTGGGCCATTACTATCACTTCATCCTGGGGCGCGATGTTGCCTATCTGCGGCACGCCTGGCCCAGCCTGGAAAAGACTCTGCTGTGGTTGCGTTACCAGGATTCCAACGAATGCGGCCTGCTGGAAGTCCACGAAGCGATGGACTGGGCCGATCTCTTTTCCAATCACTACAACGTCCTGTACGACAACGTGCTGTACTTCGCCGTCTGGAAGGCGATGGGGCACCTGGCCGCCGCCCTGGGCCTGCCCGCCGATGAATACGCCCGTACTGCGGAAGACATCCGGCGCAAGATCAACATCCTGTTGTGGGTCGGGCCGGAGGAGCCAAAAGACTGGGACTGGGTGCGTCGCGAGCGGCAAGAATGGCTGTATCCCCTGCACCGCGTGGAAACCGAACTGGTTGTGCGACCCTTCTACCTGCCATACATGGGCTTCCGCGAGTATGCCGATCGCTTCGACACGCTTGGCAACCTGCTGGCCATCCTGTTCGGCGTGGCCGACTCCCGCAAGGCCAACCTGATCCTGGATTACATCCATAACACTGGCCTGAATGAGCCACACCCGGTGCGTGCGCTCTACCCTGTCATCAACCCCGGCGATCGGGACTGGCGCGATTACTTCCGCGTCCGCAACCTCAACCTGCCACACCATTACCATAATGGCGGAGCCTGGCCGTTCATCGGCGGATTCTATGTGGCGGCGCTGGTGCGGGCCGGACGGCTGGAGGAAGCCCGCTGCCAGCTTAGCCGCCTGGCCAGGATGAACCAGCAGGGCATCCGCCAGGAGTGGGAATTCAACGAATGGTTCCACGGCCAGTCAGGCCGCCCGATGGGCTTTGCCGGACAGTCCTGGTCAGCGGCCATGTACCTCTACGCGGTTGACGCCGTCGAGCGCGGCCAGGTCAGGGCCTTTGCCACGGAGGATGGATGGGAACTGGTATAA
- a CDS encoding carbohydrate ABC transporter permease, with the protein MAASTPEALADIRRQQAQRLRQAAIRRLLARIIFIALLIGCTIMFMAPFVWLISASLKVRAEVFNNELIPDPIAWENYVNVWQAAPVLSWLKNSVVVGFLAAATVTVSCAAIAFGFSYFRFPGRDTLFGLVLATMMLPGAVTMVPVFLVWNGLGLVNTQVPLWAGNLFGSAFYIFMIRQFYLSLPRELFEAARVDGANYLQIWRHIALPLTRTALIVVFIFEFKASWTDLIKPLIYLYNTALFTLPRGLKAILDQFGQGGEMQWEIVLAASVIVTIPMILIFFLGQRYFMEGIATSGLKG; encoded by the coding sequence ATGGCTGCAAGCACTCCTGAAGCCCTCGCCGACATCCGGCGGCAGCAGGCACAGCGCCTGCGCCAGGCGGCGATTCGCCGCCTGCTGGCACGCATTATCTTCATCGCCCTGTTGATCGGCTGCACGATTATGTTCATGGCGCCGTTTGTCTGGCTGATCAGCGCCTCACTGAAGGTCCGCGCCGAAGTCTTCAACAATGAACTGATCCCCGACCCCATCGCCTGGGAGAACTATGTCAACGTCTGGCAGGCCGCGCCGGTGCTGAGCTGGCTCAAGAACAGTGTGGTTGTCGGCTTCCTGGCTGCTGCCACGGTGACGGTAAGCTGCGCGGCAATCGCGTTTGGCTTCTCGTACTTCCGTTTTCCGGGGCGGGATACGCTGTTCGGGCTTGTGCTGGCGACAATGATGTTGCCCGGCGCGGTGACGATGGTGCCGGTATTCCTAGTCTGGAATGGCCTGGGCCTGGTTAACACTCAGGTTCCCCTGTGGGCAGGTAACCTGTTCGGCTCGGCTTTTTACATCTTCATGATCCGGCAGTTCTACCTGTCGCTACCCAGAGAGCTATTCGAAGCGGCGCGTGTTGATGGCGCGAATTACCTGCAAATCTGGCGCCATATCGCCCTGCCATTGACGCGCACGGCGCTGATCGTGGTCTTCATCTTTGAGTTCAAAGCAAGCTGGACAGACCTGATCAAGCCGCTGATCTACCTGTACAACACCGCCCTCTTCACCCTGCCGCGCGGCTTGAAAGCCATCCTGGATCAGTTCGGTCAGGGCGGCGAAATGCAATGGGAGATCGTCCTGGCGGCCAGCGTGATCGTCACGATCCCCATGATCTTGATCTTCTTCCTGGGGCAGCGCTACTTCATGGAGGGCATCGCCACCAGCGGCCTCAAGGGCTAA
- a CDS encoding sugar ABC transporter permease, with the protein MLAGLAFISPWFIGFLVFTAGPMIASLGLAFTEYDVLNPPKFVGLQNFQRLLTDPRLGLSLGNSIFYTVLHVPLVMMVALGLALLLNRVGKAAGFFRTAFYLPSITPAVAVGALWLWILNPRIGLINRSLALLGIVGPGWTTDPNWIKPGIVLMSLWSVGSTVILYLAALRNVPPELYEAARIDGANGWQQFRHITAPMISGTIFFTLVVNTIASLQIFTEVYTMYFGNMNSGAAASAGLFYNIYLFRQAFEFLRMGYASAMAWLLFVIIMILTVIQLRTSNRWVYYEGA; encoded by the coding sequence ATGCTGGCCGGGCTGGCATTCATCTCGCCCTGGTTCATCGGTTTTCTGGTTTTCACTGCCGGGCCGATGATCGCCAGCCTGGGGTTGGCTTTCACCGAATATGATGTACTCAACCCGCCCAAGTTTGTCGGCCTGCAAAACTTCCAGCGGTTGCTGACCGATCCCCGGCTGGGATTGAGCCTGGGCAACTCGATCTTCTACACCGTGCTGCATGTCCCGCTGGTGATGATGGTCGCCCTGGGGCTGGCCCTGCTGCTAAACCGCGTGGGCAAAGCCGCTGGTTTCTTCCGCACGGCGTTTTACCTGCCATCGATCACGCCAGCGGTAGCCGTCGGGGCGCTGTGGCTGTGGATCCTCAACCCGCGCATCGGCCTGATCAATCGCAGTCTGGCGCTGCTAGGCATCGTCGGGCCGGGCTGGACAACCGATCCGAACTGGATCAAGCCGGGCATCGTCCTGATGAGCCTGTGGAGCGTTGGCAGCACGGTGATCCTGTACCTGGCCGCGCTGCGCAATGTACCGCCTGAGCTGTATGAAGCCGCCCGTATCGACGGCGCGAACGGCTGGCAGCAGTTCCGCCATATCACCGCCCCCATGATCAGCGGCACGATCTTCTTCACGCTGGTAGTCAACACCATTGCTTCCCTGCAGATCTTCACCGAAGTCTATACCATGTACTTCGGCAACATGAACTCTGGCGCGGCAGCTTCTGCGGGCCTGTTCTACAACATCTACCTGTTTCGCCAGGCATTCGAGTTTCTGCGCATGGGGTATGCCTCGGCTATGGCCTGGCTGCTGTTCGTCATCATCATGATCCTGACCGTGATTCAGCTCCGGACAAGTAACCGCTGGGTGTATTACGAAGGAGCGTAA
- a CDS encoding extracellular solute-binding protein — protein sequence MFGSKSRTVLAVLAIILVAVAFPIQRTSQAQGEVTGTLNVMGFSLPDEIATVRVDQFKAAYPDVTVNITEGALDEQQFLTAIASGNAPDVVYMGRDVLSSYAVRGAIVPLTDCIDSMGIDMSQYRQAAVAQVTVNGEVYGIPEFFNSIMLFINNKALADSGLTPDDVDVSDWDKVAEINQALTRIEDGTLTRIGFDPKLPEFLPLWAMANGVSLLSEDGRTAQLNDPRVLEALQFTVGLHEPAGGRQAFMAFRDTWDFFGAQNQMVSDQLGVFPMEQWYMNVLANVSPDADITFKAFTGREGNPLTYATGNTWAIPRGSANPEAACAWMKTMTSVDTWVAAATARAELRAEAGTINTGVYTANRAADEVIFSEIVLPALTNETFKTGVEVILSVQDSAYAIPANPAAAEFKQAWQDAVNRVLNGEQSAEEALAQAQEEAQAALDEAWSQQ from the coding sequence ATGTTCGGCTCCAAATCAAGAACCGTTCTGGCCGTACTGGCGATCATCCTGGTCGCTGTGGCATTCCCGATTCAGCGGACTTCCCAGGCGCAGGGCGAAGTCACCGGCACACTGAATGTGATGGGCTTCAGCCTGCCCGATGAGATCGCCACTGTGCGCGTCGATCAGTTCAAGGCAGCTTATCCTGATGTGACGGTGAACATCACCGAAGGTGCCCTGGATGAACAGCAGTTCCTGACGGCTATCGCCAGCGGCAACGCCCCGGATGTGGTCTACATGGGCCGTGATGTCCTTAGTTCTTACGCTGTCCGTGGCGCGATTGTCCCGCTGACCGACTGCATCGATAGCATGGGCATTGACATGAGCCAGTACCGCCAGGCGGCGGTTGCTCAGGTCACCGTTAACGGCGAAGTCTACGGCATCCCGGAGTTCTTCAACAGCATCATGCTCTTCATCAACAACAAGGCGCTGGCGGATTCTGGCTTGACACCGGATGATGTTGATGTCTCCGATTGGGACAAGGTCGCGGAGATCAATCAGGCCCTGACCCGCATTGAGGATGGCACGCTGACCCGCATCGGCTTTGACCCCAAGCTGCCTGAGTTCCTGCCGCTATGGGCGATGGCTAATGGTGTTTCCCTGCTCTCGGAAGACGGCCGCACGGCTCAACTGAATGACCCGCGTGTGCTGGAAGCCCTGCAATTCACCGTCGGCCTGCATGAACCAGCTGGCGGCCGCCAGGCCTTCATGGCCTTCCGCGACACCTGGGACTTCTTTGGCGCCCAGAACCAGATGGTGTCCGACCAGCTCGGCGTCTTCCCGATGGAACAGTGGTACATGAACGTCCTGGCTAATGTCTCACCGGATGCGGACATCACCTTCAAGGCCTTCACCGGCCGCGAGGGCAACCCGCTGACCTACGCCACCGGCAATACCTGGGCTATTCCGCGCGGCTCCGCCAACCCTGAGGCAGCCTGCGCCTGGATGAAGACCATGACCTCGGTCGACACCTGGGTCGCCGCGGCCACCGCTCGCGCTGAACTGCGCGCCGAAGCTGGTACGATCAACACCGGCGTCTACACCGCTAACCGCGCCGCCGACGAGGTGATTTTCTCCGAGATCGTCCTGCCCGCGCTCACCAACGAAACCTTCAAGACCGGCGTGGAAGTCATCCTGTCCGTCCAGGACAGCGCCTACGCCATCCCCGCCAATCCCGCTGCCGCTGAGTTCAAGCAGGCCTGGCAGGATGCCGTCAACCGTGTCCTGAACGGTGAACAATCGGCGGAAGAAGCGCTGGCCCAGGCGCAGGAAGAGGCTCAGGCCGCGCTGGACGAGGCATGGAGCCAGCAGTAA
- a CDS encoding LacI family DNA-binding transcriptional regulator, producing MPDKKGNPATIYDVARQAGVSIATVSRVLNSPERVSEGTRQKVMRAIDALGFVPKAEARARAMQSTGRIGVITPFFTSPSFVDRLRGIASALANSRYELVIYTVDSMARLQGYLSTLPITGNVDGLILLSLPLSEDAAQRLLSSQIQTVLVEQIHPRFSSIVVQDRIGGRLAAQHLVSLGHRRCAYVYFGQHPEYAIHPEVDRLAGFREVLAEHGLSLPDAYIKYLPVSRVGIKEKLCELFELPEPPTAIFAPADDLAIRVIHRARELGVHTPRDISVIGFDGIDIAEHVDLTTVDQSLVRSGELAVELLLARLAEPSRPPQQIRIQLHLVERGTTRRVE from the coding sequence ATGCCCGACAAAAAAGGCAATCCTGCCACAATTTATGATGTCGCCCGCCAGGCTGGCGTGAGTATCGCCACTGTCTCGCGGGTGCTGAACTCGCCGGAACGGGTGAGCGAAGGCACCCGCCAGAAAGTGATGAGGGCCATCGATGCGCTGGGGTTTGTCCCCAAAGCAGAAGCCAGAGCACGCGCTATGCAGAGTACCGGGCGGATCGGCGTGATCACACCGTTCTTCACCTCTCCGTCGTTCGTCGACCGCCTGCGTGGAATCGCCTCTGCCCTGGCTAATTCACGCTATGAGCTGGTCATCTATACGGTCGACTCCATGGCCCGTCTGCAGGGTTATCTCTCCACCCTGCCGATCACGGGCAATGTGGACGGGTTGATCCTGCTATCCCTGCCCCTTTCGGAAGATGCTGCCCAGCGCCTGCTGAGCAGCCAGATTCAAACAGTGCTGGTTGAGCAGATTCATCCCAGGTTCAGCTCGATCGTGGTGCAGGATCGGATCGGCGGTCGGCTGGCGGCCCAGCACCTGGTCAGCCTGGGTCACCGCCGCTGCGCTTATGTCTACTTCGGACAGCACCCGGAATACGCCATCCACCCGGAAGTGGACCGCCTGGCAGGCTTCCGGGAAGTGCTGGCGGAGCATGGGCTGTCATTGCCTGATGCGTACATCAAGTATCTGCCTGTCTCGCGGGTCGGCATTAAGGAGAAGCTTTGCGAGCTATTCGAATTGCCGGAACCGCCCACTGCGATCTTTGCCCCGGCGGACGACCTGGCGATCCGGGTGATTCACCGGGCGCGGGAACTGGGCGTCCACACCCCCCGCGACATCTCCGTGATCGGGTTTGACGGCATCGACATCGCCGAACATGTCGACCTGACAACGGTCGATCAGTCCCTGGTCAGGTCAGGCGAACTGGCCGTCGAACTACTGCTAGCCCGGCTGGCCGAACCATCGCGCCCTCCCCAGCAGATTCGCATCCAGCTTCACCTTGTCGAACGCGGCACAACACGCCGGGTCGAATAG